One part of the Streptomyces lienomycini genome encodes these proteins:
- a CDS encoding SseB family protein — translation MANKNIPDSAFSDDDGSADPRLSAALAAWAEDRSAVTPVLEALKGARLLVPVVAVLGEVEEDANGLRREKTSDMAVPTLKAGDRTALPAFTSTESLARWDPAARPVAVPVHQALQAAAHEKADTVVLDLAGPVPFELTGAVLLALAEGRTTTDPLADPAVGEAVRAALAVEPAVLRAHLGPGRADGTLALVLDPGADAATAARAVAERLAADDTLRARLVRGLDLALLPAGATPPGEPLYVRG, via the coding sequence GTGGCGAACAAGAACATTCCCGACTCCGCCTTCTCCGACGACGACGGCTCCGCCGACCCCCGGCTGAGCGCCGCGCTCGCCGCCTGGGCCGAGGACCGCAGCGCCGTGACCCCGGTGCTGGAGGCGCTCAAGGGCGCCCGGCTGCTGGTGCCCGTCGTCGCCGTCCTCGGCGAGGTGGAGGAGGACGCGAACGGGCTGCGCCGCGAGAAGACCAGCGACATGGCCGTACCGACCCTGAAGGCCGGCGACCGCACCGCACTCCCCGCGTTCACGTCCACCGAGTCGCTCGCCCGCTGGGACCCCGCGGCCCGCCCCGTCGCCGTACCGGTGCACCAGGCGCTGCAGGCCGCCGCGCACGAGAAGGCGGACACCGTCGTACTGGACCTGGCCGGGCCGGTGCCGTTCGAGCTGACCGGGGCGGTGCTGCTGGCCCTCGCCGAGGGGCGTACGACGACCGACCCGCTCGCGGACCCGGCCGTGGGCGAGGCCGTACGCGCCGCCCTGGCCGTCGAGCCCGCCGTGCTCCGCGCCCACCTCGGGCCGGGACGGGCCGACGGCACCCTGGCGCTGGTCCTCGACCCGGGGGCCGACGCGGCGACCGCCGCCCGCGCCGTCGCCGAGCGGCTGGCCGCCGACGACACACTGAGGGCCCGCCTGGTGCGCGGCCTCGACCTGGCACTGCTGCCGGCCGGGGCGACGCCGCCGGGCGAGCCCTTGTACGTGCGGGGGTAG
- the mycP gene encoding type VII secretion-associated serine protease mycosin, giving the protein MRTIRPRRSTRRTGGAVSLLLAAALVIVPAPAAHADGIRAQQWALDALHTQDVWRTTKGAGVTVAVLDTGVEADHPDLAGNVLAGKDLVGFGASEGDRSWARHGTAMAGIIAGHGHGIGDTEGVMGIAPEARILPLRVILEDGDPSRAKARKTRGNALAEGIRWAADHGADIINLSLGDDSASAHPEPAEDEAIQYALKKGVVVVASAGNGGEKGDHVSYPAAYPGVIAATAVDRYGTRASFSTRRWYATVSAPGVDVIIADPDHRYYEGWGTSAASAFVSGAAALVKAAHPGLTPAQVKSLLEDSARNAPAEGRDDSRGFGFVDPAAAIEAAGRLKPEGLKAAAYDDEYFGSGPAAPASDDDTSAWAAPLAGGAGGVLVVAAVVLWRGRRERHDDF; this is encoded by the coding sequence ATCCGGACCATCCGCCCCCGCCGGTCCACCCGCCGCACCGGCGGCGCCGTGAGCCTGCTCCTCGCCGCCGCCCTCGTCATCGTCCCGGCACCCGCGGCGCACGCCGACGGCATCCGCGCCCAGCAGTGGGCCCTGGACGCCCTGCACACCCAGGACGTCTGGCGCACCACCAAGGGCGCGGGCGTCACCGTCGCCGTCCTGGACACCGGCGTCGAGGCCGACCACCCGGACCTCGCCGGAAACGTCCTCGCCGGCAAGGACCTGGTCGGCTTCGGCGCGAGCGAGGGCGACCGCTCCTGGGCCCGGCACGGCACCGCCATGGCCGGGATCATCGCCGGTCACGGGCACGGCATCGGCGACACCGAGGGCGTCATGGGCATCGCCCCGGAGGCGAGGATCCTTCCCCTGCGCGTGATCCTGGAGGACGGCGACCCCTCCCGCGCCAAGGCCCGCAAGACCCGCGGCAACGCGCTGGCCGAGGGCATCCGCTGGGCCGCCGACCACGGCGCCGACATCATCAACCTGTCCCTCGGCGACGACTCCGCCTCCGCCCACCCCGAACCCGCCGAGGACGAGGCCATCCAGTACGCCCTGAAGAAGGGCGTGGTCGTCGTCGCCTCCGCGGGCAACGGCGGCGAGAAGGGCGACCACGTCTCCTACCCGGCCGCCTACCCGGGGGTGATCGCCGCGACCGCCGTCGACCGCTACGGCACCCGCGCCTCCTTCTCCACCCGCCGCTGGTACGCCACGGTCAGCGCCCCCGGCGTCGACGTGATCATCGCCGACCCGGACCACCGCTACTACGAGGGCTGGGGCACCAGCGCCGCCTCCGCGTTCGTCTCCGGCGCCGCCGCCCTGGTGAAGGCCGCCCACCCCGGTCTCACCCCGGCCCAGGTCAAGTCCCTGCTGGAGGACTCCGCACGCAACGCCCCCGCCGAGGGCCGCGACGACTCCCGCGGCTTCGGCTTCGTCGACCCGGCCGCCGCCATCGAGGCGGCCGGACGGCTGAAGCCGGAGGGCCTGAAGGCCGCGGCGTACGACGACGAGTACTTCGGCTCGGGACCGGCCGCCCCCGCGTCCGACGACGACACCTCCGCCTGGGCGGCCCCGCTGGCCGGCGGCGCGGGCGGCGTCCTGGTCGTCGCGGCCGTCGTCCTGTGGCGGGGCCGCCGCGAACGCCACGACGACTTCTGA
- a CDS encoding DUF1844 domain-containing protein translates to MSETPAESSANPDFDAMARDIAEVPAVEVIVTVAVNLMSAAAVKLGLTEEGDAHKDLDEARKLVHALAGLLDATATEISSFHAAPLRDGLKSLQLAFREASLVPDEPGQGPGEKYTGAIYG, encoded by the coding sequence ATGAGTGAGACCCCTGCTGAGTCCTCGGCGAACCCCGACTTCGACGCCATGGCCCGCGACATCGCCGAGGTCCCGGCGGTCGAGGTGATCGTGACGGTGGCCGTGAACCTCATGAGCGCCGCCGCCGTGAAGCTGGGCCTGACCGAGGAGGGCGACGCCCACAAGGACCTGGACGAGGCCCGCAAGCTGGTGCACGCGCTGGCCGGTCTGCTGGACGCCACCGCGACCGAGATCAGCTCGTTCCACGCGGCGCCGCTGCGCGACGGTCTGAAGTCGCTGCAGCTGGCCTTCCGCGAGGCCTCGCTCGTCCCGGACGAGCCGGGCCAGGGTCCGGGCGAGAAGTACACGGGCGCGATCTACGGCTGA
- a CDS encoding serine hydrolase, giving the protein MESPGTRRHRRRRRRHRRRVPVWSALTAFAVVGATATGAVYWQGHARPDAGGAVSSSASAPSGGEASVETVEPVVDRDARLAAAMASVAVADGAEVSVAVLDPDSGEGASYGTGVFDTASVVKVDILAALLLRAQDAGRSLTARERTYAVAMIEDSDNDSASALWRAIGAADGLDAANERFGLTGTAGGDGPLWGLTQTTAADQVALLRQVFVADGSRLSEASRAYVRGMMGRISVGQRWGVSAAADPADDGGGGGGSAWALKNGWLRRSTTGLWVVNSIGRVESGGHGYLVAVVSRGSGTQAEGISLTEAAARAAVAVFTG; this is encoded by the coding sequence ATGGAGTCCCCCGGAACCCGGCGGCACCGGCGACGACGGCGGCGGCACCGGCGCCGTGTCCCGGTGTGGTCGGCGCTGACCGCGTTCGCCGTCGTCGGCGCCACGGCCACCGGCGCGGTGTACTGGCAGGGCCACGCGCGTCCGGACGCGGGCGGCGCCGTATCGTCGTCCGCCTCGGCACCCTCGGGCGGGGAGGCATCGGTGGAGACGGTCGAGCCGGTGGTGGACCGTGACGCGCGGCTGGCCGCGGCCATGGCGTCGGTGGCGGTGGCGGACGGCGCCGAGGTGTCGGTGGCGGTGCTCGACCCGGACTCCGGCGAGGGCGCCTCGTACGGCACGGGGGTCTTCGACACCGCGAGCGTCGTCAAGGTGGACATCCTGGCGGCGCTGCTGCTGCGGGCGCAGGACGCGGGGCGTTCGCTGACCGCGCGGGAGAGGACGTACGCCGTCGCGATGATCGAGGACAGTGACAACGACTCGGCGTCCGCGCTGTGGCGGGCGATCGGTGCGGCCGACGGGCTCGACGCCGCCAACGAGCGCTTCGGGCTGACGGGGACCGCGGGTGGCGACGGCCCCCTGTGGGGTCTGACGCAGACCACGGCCGCCGACCAGGTGGCGCTGCTGCGGCAGGTGTTCGTGGCGGACGGTTCGCGGCTGAGTGAGGCGTCGCGAGCGTATGTGCGGGGCATGATGGGGCGGATCTCCGTCGGTCAGCGGTGGGGTGTGTCGGCCGCGGCCGACCCGGCCGACGACGGCGGTGGGGGCGGGGGTTCGGCGTGGGCGCTGAAGAACGGCTGGCTGCGGCGCAGCACCACCGGGCTGTGGGTCGTCAACAGCATCGGCCGGGTCGAGTCGGGCGGCCACGGCTACCTGGTGGCGGTGGTGTCGCGGGGCAGCGGCACGCAGGCGGAGGGCATCTCGCTGACCGAGGCGGCGGCGCGGGCGGCGGTGGCCGTGTTCACCGGCTAG